From Marmota flaviventris isolate mMarFla1 chromosome X, mMarFla1.hap1, whole genome shotgun sequence, the proteins below share one genomic window:
- the LOC114105731 gene encoding centromere protein V-like protein 3 yields the protein MGRARQRANAQRRKQKHPGDPPATCAAVTVMGASRARCPPVQVGVGSQAASRERAAAKRRRGKARRKRWWRRVRETCAKNLLLPPQLRNQRALMPTPAAPATSPGELDLGAQRERWETFRKLRGLSCEGAAKFLLDTFEFPGLVYHTGGCHCGAVRFAAWAPADLHVVECSCRLCKKKQHRHFLVPAERFTLLQGAESMVTYPSNTHPALHSFCSRCGVQSFHSAESDPRVYGVAPHCLDAGTVRSMVIEEVDGEAWEQEATEEDDDDYAMQNASIEATPACPGQEEL from the coding sequence ATGGGCAGAGCAAGGCAAAGAGCCAACGCTCAGCGGCGGAAGCAGAAGCATCCCGGGGATCCTCCAGCCACCTGCGCAGCCGTCACGGTCATGGGCGCGAGCCGCGCGCGGTGCCCACCTGTCCAAGTCGGGGTCGGGAGCCAGGCGGCCAGCAGGGAGCGGGCGGCGGCCAAGAGGCGGCGCGGAAAGGCGCGGCGCAAGCGCTGGTGGCGGCGGGTACGGGAGACCTGCGCCAAGAATCTGCTGCTCCCGCCGCAGCTGCGGAACCAGCGGGCGCTCATGCCCACCCCAGCGGCACCGGCCACGTCCCCGGGTGAGCTGGACCTGGGCGCGCAGCGCGAGCGCTGGGAGACGTTCCGCAAGCTGCGGGGCCTGAGCTGCGAGGGTGCCGCCAAGTTCCTGCTGGACACCTTCGAGTTTCCAGGCCTGGTGTACCACACCGGGGGCTGCCACTGCGGCGCTGTCCGCTTTGCGGCCTGGGCCCCTGCGGATCTGCACGTGGTGGAGTGCAGCTGCAGGCTGTGCAAGAAGAAGCAGCACCGCCACTTCCTCGTCCCAGCCGAGCGCTTCACGCTGCTGCAGGGCGCCGAGAGCATGGTCACCTACCCGTCCAACACGCACCCGGCGCTGCACAGCTTCTGCAGCAGGTGCGGGGTGCAGAGCTTCCACTCCGCGGAGTCCGACCCGCGCGTGTATGGCGTCGCCCCGCACTGCCTGGACGCGGGCACGGTGCGCAGCATGGTCATCGAGGAGGTCGATGGTGAAGCTTGGGAACAGGAGGCCACCGAGGAGGATGACGATGACTACGCCATGCAGAACGCGTCCATCGAGGCGACCCCTGCCTGTCCTGGCCAAGAAGAGCTGTGA